A single Populus alba chromosome 7, ASM523922v2, whole genome shotgun sequence DNA region contains:
- the LOC118040344 gene encoding major pollen allergen Ole e 10, with amino-acid sequence MRNKVLVLPCLLLLQCYLALTMETATQEKAESAIPVTTLSPPESNTTFLGGTTWCVALSGVSQIDLQNALDWTCGLGMADCSPIQEGGACFDPDTLVSHASYAFNNYYQQNENSEIACNFGGTAVLTRRDPSHGKCSYAAPGSAAKSPAPSSLKERRANFIWLKFAGIFLLLYLRR; translated from the exons ATGAGAAACAAAGTGCTGGTTCTGCCATGTCTCTTGCTGCTGCAATGTTATCTAG CCCTGACAATGGAGACTGCAACGCAAGAGAAAGCAGAATCTGCGATCCCAGTCACAACACTGTCACCTCCAGAGAGCAACACAACTTTTCTTGGTGGCACAACATGGTGTGTTGCCCTGTCAGGTGTCTCTCAAATTGATTTGCAGAATGCATTAGACTGGACCTGTGGTCTAGGCATGGCAGATTGCAGTCCAATCCAAGAGGGTGGAGCGTGTTTTGATCCTGACACGCTAGTTTCTCATGCCTCCTATGCTTTCAACAACTACTACCAACAAAATGAGAATTCTGAAATTGCTTGCAATTTCGGAGGAACTGCTGTTTTAACTAGAAGGGATCCTA GTCATGGAAAATGTAGCTATGCTGCACCTGG ATCTGCTGCTAAGTCGCCAGCACCTTCTTCGCTCAAGGAGCGCAGAGCAAACTTTATATGGTTGAAGTTTGCTGGGATTTTTCTGCTTTTGTACTTGAGAAGATGA